Proteins found in one Salvelinus sp. IW2-2015 unplaced genomic scaffold, ASM291031v2 Un_scaffold3046, whole genome shotgun sequence genomic segment:
- the wdr32 gene encoding DDB1- and CUL4-associated factor 10: protein MSSEQQSDSVDPDESQDRSSSSRVSDKEQDPQTDDSADEGKAPARPPQSSREEGSANPRSSRADFAAAEDNPRCQPNVQGASGQGTTSMAGPGSVESSSNSLFSMLQSRTIRRGLFVDPSRDNFRTMTNLYFSMSPAADSVNLSTQTHGAVFNLEYSPDGSVLTVACEQTEVLLFDPISSKHIKTLVEAHEDCVNNIRFLDNRLFATCSDDTTIALWDLRKLNSKVCSLHGHASWVKNIEYDTNTRLLVTSGFDGNVITWDTNRFTEDAQVRPRHSGHPILSSDPVTVPPILTPLSSDGSASASRSSGAPRQGNDSSKIHPHREGLSPRNSLEVLTPEIPGERDRGNCITSLQLHPKGWAALIRCSSNMDDQEVSHLTPQNPQEWTCVYEFQDGSPTRPPVSPRCSLRLTHYIEEANVGRGYIKELCFSPDGRLICSPYGYGVRLLSFDENCMELSDCLPVQTSCLREVRSIYSHSDVVLTTKFSPTHCQLASGCLSGRVALYQPRF from the exons ATGAGCTCGGAGCAGCAGAGCGACAGCGTGGACCCGGATGAGTCGCAGGACAGGTCTAGCAGCAGCAGGGTGTCGGACAAGGAACAGGACCCCCAGACAGATGACTCCGCCGATGAAGGCAAGGCACCGGCGCGTCCTCCGCAGAGCAGCCGAGAGGAGGGAAGTGCTAACCCGAGAAGCTCCAGGGCGGATTTTGCAGCCGCGGAGGACAATCCCCGGTGTCAGCCGAATGTACAAGGCGCCTCGGGGCAGGGGACTACCTCTATGGCTGGCCCTGGTTCGGTTGAGAGTAGCTCCAACAGCCTGTTCTCCATGCTACAGAGCAGGACTATAAGGAGAGGGCTGTTCGTGGATCCATCTAGGGATAACTTTAGGACAATGACGAACTTGTATTTTTCCATGAGTCCGGCTGCAGACTCGGTCAACCTCAGTACCCAAACTCATGGCGCAGTGTTTAATTTGGAATACTCCCCCGACGG GTCTGTCCTGACAGTGGCCTGTGAGCAGACAGAGGTTCTCCTGTTCGACCCCATCTcctccaagcacatcaagacccTGGTGGAGGCCCATGAAGACTGTGTCAATAACATCAG GTTTCTGGACAACCGTCTGTTTGCCACGTGTTCTGATGACACCACCATAGCTCTGTGGGACCTGAGGAAGCTCAACTCTAAAGTGTGTTCGCTGCACGGTCACGCCAGCTGGGTCAAGAACATCGAGTACGACACCAACACACGACTCCTTGTCACCTCTGGCTTTGACGGCAACGTCATCACCTGGGACACCaacag GTTTACAGAGGATG CTCAGGTGCGACCGCGTCACTCAGGCCACCCCATCCTCAGCTCAG ACCCTGTCACTGTACCACCCATCCTCACCCCCCTCAGCTCAG ATGGCTCAGCGTCTGCATCGAGGTCAAGTGGAGCTCCTCGACAGGGTAACGACTCCAGCAAGATCCACCCTCACAGAGAAG gTCTCTCCCCCAGGAATAGCTTGGAGGTGTTGACCCCAGAGATcccaggagagagggacagggggaacTGCATCACCTCTCTCCAGCTTCACCCTAAAGGCTGGGCCGCCCTCATACGCTGCTCCTCCAACATGGATGACCAGGAGGTGAGTCACCTGACCCCCCAAAACCCCCAGGAG tggaCATGTGTGTATGAGTTCCAGGATGGCTCCCCCACACGTCCCCCCGTCTCCCCGCGCTGCTCTCTGCGTCTGACGCACTACATCGAGGAGGCTAACGTGGGGAGGGGCTACATCAAGGAGTTGTGCTTCAGTCCTGACGGGCGGCTCATCTGCTCCCCCTACGG GTACGGAGTACGACTGCTGTCCTTCGATGAGAACTGTATGGAGCTGTCTGACTGCCTGCCCGTCCAGACCAGCTGTCTCAGAGAGGTCCGGTCCATCTACTCCCATAGTGATGTGGTCCTCACCACCAAGTTCTCCCCGACCCACTGCCAGCTGGCGTCAGGCTGCCTCAGTGGCCGCGTCGCCCTGTACCAGCCCAGGTTCTAA